A single window of Candoia aspera isolate rCanAsp1 chromosome 3, rCanAsp1.hap2, whole genome shotgun sequence DNA harbors:
- the RMDN1 gene encoding regulator of microtubule dynamics protein 1 isoform X2: protein MFEKSRIFRRGFTFSTLSYLGYNAYLVISQSAMVCADVKVNEVLDQADYLYGSGETEKLYQLLSEYKNSENAQLLWRLARALRDLAQLSHTSAEEKKQLAYEALGYAEKALEKDATCFSVHKWYAICLSDVGDYEGIKKKIASAFVIKEHFQKAIDLNPKDATSLHLMGIWCYTFADMPWYQRNIAAVLFSTPPSSTYEEALRYFQKAENVEPNFYSKNLLFLGKTYMKLNNKKMALLWLTKAKDRLPHAEEDKQVQKEALELLNSI, encoded by the exons ATGTTTGAAAAATCCAGAATTTTCAGAAGAGGGTTTACATTCTCAACATTGTCTTACTTGGGATACAACGCTTATCTAGTAATCTCTCAGTCTGCTATGGTTTGTGCTGATGTCAAAG TTAATGAAGTCCTAGATCAAGCAGACTATCTCTATGGAAGTGGAGAAACCGAAAAGCTTTATCAGTTGCTGAGTGAATACAAGAACAG TGAAAATGCACAATTGTTGTGGCGTCTGGCACGAGCATTACGTGACCTTGCTCAGCTTAGTCATACTTCAGCGGAGGAAAAGAAGCAGCTGGCTTATGAAGCCCTTGGTTATGCAGAGAAGGCACTTGAGAAAGATGCAACTTGTTTTAGTGTACACAAG tGGTATGCAATATGCCTCAGTGATGTGGGAGATTATGaaggaataaagaagaaaattgCCAGTGCTTTTGTTATTAAGGAACACTTCcag AAAGCAATTGATCTGAATCCAAAGGATGCTACTTCACTTCATCTTATGGGCATTTG GTGTTACACATTTGCTGATATGCCGTGGTATCAGAGGAACATAGCTGCTGTTTTATTCTCAACACCACCCAGCTCTACCTATGAAGAA GCATTACGCTACTTTCAAAAGGCTGAAAATG TTGAGCCAAATTTCTATAGTAAAAACTTGCTGTTCTTGGGAAAGACATACATGaagttaaataataaaaagatggCCCTTCTGTGGTTAACAAAAGCTAAAGATCGGCTACCACATGCAGAGGAAGATAAGCAG
- the RMDN1 gene encoding regulator of microtubule dynamics protein 1 isoform X1, producing the protein MALGRMAARHWLRSGSFLETRFFCEAPRMKSGSRRQLSSGHGGKKGGEMFEKSRIFRRGFTFSTLSYLGYNAYLVISQSAMVCADVKVNEVLDQADYLYGSGETEKLYQLLSEYKNSENAQLLWRLARALRDLAQLSHTSAEEKKQLAYEALGYAEKALEKDATCFSVHKWYAICLSDVGDYEGIKKKIASAFVIKEHFQKAIDLNPKDATSLHLMGIWCYTFADMPWYQRNIAAVLFSTPPSSTYEEALRYFQKAENVEPNFYSKNLLFLGKTYMKLNNKKMALLWLTKAKDRLPHAEEDKQVQKEALELLNSI; encoded by the exons ATGGCGCTGGGGAGGATGGCGGCGCGACACTGGCTGCGGAGCGGCTCTTTCCTGGAGACGCGTTTCTTTTGCGAGGCTCCAAGAATGAAATCCGGCAGCCGCCGACAGCTTTCTTCAGGACACGGAGGAAAAAAGGGAGGCGAG ATGTTTGAAAAATCCAGAATTTTCAGAAGAGGGTTTACATTCTCAACATTGTCTTACTTGGGATACAACGCTTATCTAGTAATCTCTCAGTCTGCTATGGTTTGTGCTGATGTCAAAG TTAATGAAGTCCTAGATCAAGCAGACTATCTCTATGGAAGTGGAGAAACCGAAAAGCTTTATCAGTTGCTGAGTGAATACAAGAACAG TGAAAATGCACAATTGTTGTGGCGTCTGGCACGAGCATTACGTGACCTTGCTCAGCTTAGTCATACTTCAGCGGAGGAAAAGAAGCAGCTGGCTTATGAAGCCCTTGGTTATGCAGAGAAGGCACTTGAGAAAGATGCAACTTGTTTTAGTGTACACAAG tGGTATGCAATATGCCTCAGTGATGTGGGAGATTATGaaggaataaagaagaaaattgCCAGTGCTTTTGTTATTAAGGAACACTTCcag AAAGCAATTGATCTGAATCCAAAGGATGCTACTTCACTTCATCTTATGGGCATTTG GTGTTACACATTTGCTGATATGCCGTGGTATCAGAGGAACATAGCTGCTGTTTTATTCTCAACACCACCCAGCTCTACCTATGAAGAA GCATTACGCTACTTTCAAAAGGCTGAAAATG TTGAGCCAAATTTCTATAGTAAAAACTTGCTGTTCTTGGGAAAGACATACATGaagttaaataataaaaagatggCCCTTCTGTGGTTAACAAAAGCTAAAGATCGGCTACCACATGCAGAGGAAGATAAGCAG